The region GGAGAGTTTGAGGACTCGTCTGagaacagaagggaaaagattgaCCCTGGTTCCACTACAGACTGTCCTTCAGTGGACACTCTGACCCTGAACAGCATAGTCTGGGTTGTGGTGAAAATGGGGATATCACGGCTGAGTGTCCAGTGTCCAGACTGCTTCTGCCTATGGTGAGAAGGGGAGACCGAGAGAGGACAAAGGCAGCCCCTGAGGTCCAGGAGCTGGTCTGATGCTCACAGCTGGACCTTAGTGTTGTTACAAATGCATCTGTGCTGCCACCTCAGCTGTGCTGTCCTCCTGTTGGACACACACAATCTCCAAGTGTCCCTTTTAGACGGAGTGCTGGGCAGCCCACAAATACCAAACACCATCCCACCCCTCTGCACTTGTGACTGCTGCTTCATAAATTATGGTTTGTGTTGGCTGAGTCTGTCCTCCTCAGAGACAAAGTCACTGAGGTTCCCAACGACCGAATTTCTCTGCCCTCTGACAACAGCAGACTAAGAGCATACTTCCATTTCCTTGGATCTTCTCCCAGGTTACCCAGCCATGTCCCAAATCACAAATAGGTTCTTTCTGAGACCCTGTCCTGAGAGGCCCACGATTCCCATTGGTGTGTGTTCTCAGGCTGCAATGAGAATGGACCTGGTTTCTTCACTATGGGTGTGTTCCTGGTGCTTGTACTTGGAGAGCATCAACTCTCTGGAGTCCAACCTTTCTCAGTCCCCCTAAGTCCACCCTGTTCTTGTCCCTGTCCTGAATGTGACCCTCACTCCTACCAGCTGTCTTTCTCCCAATCTTTGAAGCCTTCCTTCTCACCCCAAATCCCACTTGCTGTCAGCCATACCCCAGCTGGCCCTGTCCTGGGAAAGCCCTGAGACCTGCCCCAGAGCTATTTCCAAGCATGGTCTCTGACCTCAGGGAGGGGGAACATCGGGCCTGCTCACCTGAGGGATTATTTCCATCTCCTGTGAAGCAGACACGGTGTATTGGGAGCCCACATAGAGCGAGCTCAGGGGAGGCGGCTTGTGTAGTCGCACAAATTGGAACTTTTTTTCCTTATCATCTATGGCCTGAGGAGCACAGAGAACAGTGATCAGGGAGGATGGTCTGGATTTGGCTCAGAGATTCTGCCCTGTGGAATCCTGTCTGAGCAAAGTGAGATGGTGCTTCCACAAGTTTCTGTGTACGGAGGAGGCTATACCTTCCATGGCATATTGATGCCCTGCTTATCGGCACCCTCTCCCCTGGCTGCATAGGGAGAGACCCACAGTTTGCCTATGCTATGTGCAGGGCCAGATTATGGCAAGGCTAGAAAAGAAGTGAGGATAGAAGAAGGGAACAGTTCTGGGTATGGAACCCTCCCATCCTCTGACCCTGGAGAGAGGCTGATGAAGTGTGAGTGACGACTGATGAGTGATGTGTCCATGGTGAGTGAGGGAGCAGTGAACCTGGCTGAGGGAGGCCTTAGGGACCCAGCACACCATGACTGAACAGGGGCAGGATTCCTCATCTCTTTCAAGGTACCTGCTTGTAAGAGCCCAATCCTTATGCCCAGCTGACCCATCTAGGGGGGCTGTGTGGGTGCCTGTCGTGTCTCTGTCAGcccaccctggcctggccctTCTGGTTTGGTGCTACCTTGCGAATGGAGCAGTCATTGGGAATCAGGTAGAGGTGGAAGGTCACTTCCTCATGCTGGAGGTGATGGTAGAGCAGTACATTGGAGGTGATGGGAATGGGCAGGACAGCGTGGACAATTCTCAGTAGAACTCCGATGGGGGAGAAGCTGGGGTTCTCCAGGACTGCATAGTGTGGCTCCACCCTGGCTGGCTTCTCCAGGACTATCCCCTCTTCTTTCATGTGTGCCACTTGGAACCAGGATTTGTCCACATTTTTTCCTGTGAAAGAATGGATTTGAGGGGTGAGGATTTAGGGCCCTCACTGAGTCAGGATTGACTGGGGCAGTGGGATACCCAGGTATTGGCTCAGTGGCCTTTCTCAGAGACCTAACAGAGAAGGCAGCATGTCTGTGCCTGGGGCCTTTAAGGCCTGCAGTCAACAGGTTCTGTATAGCTGGAGCCCTGCAGGAATCCCCTCAAGCTAACTCTGTACACAGCCTCTGGCCCTGGAGCTGGGAAAGGTGTTGATCCCATGGTTCCCTGTGTTGGGGTGGATTCTGTATCTGTAAAGAATGTAGGTAGATGTGAGTATAGAACAGACaacaaggcagaggaagggacagTAGAAAATGGAGTGCCCAGGGGTAGTGTACATTTGTGGAGTGTTTGTCACCCATCACTGAGATTCTTCTTTTGGAGAAGAACCTCATCCACCATCATTGTGTGGGTCTTGGCAAAATACAAGCTGGGCCTCCCACTCAGGAAGCTGCACACCCTGGAGGTCATGACACAGGCTTGTGACCAAGAACTGACCAATTGTATGCTCCTTAGTTGGACTTTGATCTACAGGTGGTGATGCagagatgaaagaacagagattCTTTCAGCAGCCAAAGTGGGGCCAAGAGTCCAGCAGCCACCATGTTGGGAGGTCCTGCAGTGGCTGTGTCTGCAGCAGAGCTCTCTCAATTTTTTAGTTCAGACCTTGCTGTGCTCTTGATTTCTCAGTATTCCTTAAGACTTCTTACCTAGTCTGTAGCTGCTCAATAATCTTTCCATACATTCATTTTGTGTCTAAATCATCCAGTACTGGTTCCTTTGACTGCAACCAAGATCTCTGACCAGTGCACCAGGTGCAAATGTTGATACCACAAGAGAGAGCTCGAGGGATGAAAGCTGGTAGTAGGAGAGTCACTGGCCCAGGTGTCAGGGATCTGGGCTCCATCCCTGCATTGCCTGGCAACTGCTGCAATGCAGGAGGTTTCTGGGCAACTGAGGGACATCCAGCAAGGCTGAAAAGGTCCTTAGATGATATGGACACCTATCAGCTCATGGCTGATTTAATTGCAGGAGGAGAAATGGAGACCACTACTCAAGTTTTCTATTAACtgctttttttgtgtgaaaaataataccaaaGTGGTGCACACCACATGTtgaaatgaagaaacatttaCCTCTCATCTCTCCAAGCAGTGCAACTATCATTACCATCTTTCCCTGTTTCATTATTTGTTCTCTGCAGCGGCACCTCTTCATGTCTCCATTATAGCAAGGAGCTTTGTCTCTGGTCTTCCCCACGCTGGTTTGAAATGTCACAAGCCCCTGCAGACCTGTCTAAGGCCTGTAGCCCATGATCCCTGCTAGCGATGCAGCATCCCTGGTTCACTGCTCCCTTCTTGTTTCAGTGTTGAAGTTGCTTCCACCTGTTCACCATGATAAACAGTCTCATGATGCACATGTTTCTGCAGAGAATCTATTTCACTTGGGTTAGCACCTTGGAATTGATAAGTCCCAGGAAAGCAAAAAGTGTGTGAAAGGATATGACTTTTCAATAACTTCCCATGTTTTGCCAAATTGCTTCTCTAAGAGGTGGTGTACTTGGCACTGACATGGTGACACTCAGTGGATGAGGTCACCAGATCTCCACAGAACAGGAATGTCCTCAGGTGTCAGATAGGGAGACTGAAACCTGTGGAGTTGTGTGCATTTCCCAAGGTCACAAGCCAgccagagccctggggtgggagccCTGCACTCTGACCACTGTCCCCTCAGCCCCGGCAGACACTCTGTGCCTCACTAATTTTGGCTGAATTCTGGAAGGTGCTGTGTGTGCATCCAACTGGCGTTGCTGCGATGACCAACTGTGAAGCTTGCCTGGGACTGAGAGGGTTAAGAACTTTACATAGGAGCTCAccaaagaagttttaaaaagtcaaccaGTGCCCAATTCCTAAATGAAGCCACTGTTAGGCCCTGAGGTCTTCATTTCCAGGAAAACAGCAGCTTTGGCCCAGACAGCAGGTGACAGGGAAACCTAGAAAGGGCTTGATTTCCTGGCTGGGCCTGGCTCATGAGCTACAGTGAGACTCTGTGCATTTTTGTGCAGTATCCTGATAAAACAAGCCCTGTCTGGTTACACAGTGAGATCCAGAACACAGCCAAGAGAAAGTTGGAGGACATGGGCTtgggcagccctggggtgggtgtgggtggagcTGTTTTTCCTGGTGGTCATATACCTGGATTAGAGTCCCAACTCTGGTCCAGCATCttcatctctctgagcttcaatttcctcataGGTATAATGTGGGAAACCATAGCACCTAACTCACTATGTCATTATAAAAATCTAGGtcatatgactgtatttggagctACCTTGTTGTAGCAATTTGTTTCTGACAATTATGTTCCTGATATCACAGTAATTGTCCAGAGTTGTAATCATGAACCATGACTCAGGGGTCTCAAAGAAACTGCCATTACCTGATGAATCTACTCCTGTCCTGATGTGGCCCTCAGGACATATCTCAAAAGCTTAGGCTAGATTCCTTGTCTTGGACAGTTTCCTCTTCCTTGGACAAATCTCATTTCTCAGGCCAAGAAGGTGGTATAGGACTGACCAGAGCAATTCTAGGGTGTCCTCATCACAGGCTGAGGCCAGCTCACTCATGCCCGAGACAGTGGTATAACTGGAAGGCTGGGAGCAGGAGCTGAGGCACATTTGTCTTCTCAGGCCCTGTTGTTATGTTCTGGCTCCAGGCCTTACACACAGGTGGTCTGTCCTCCTGGAACACCCTGGTGTGAGCAGGGAGTGGTGGTGTAGCCCTGAGCATGGCAAGCCAAGAGCAGACTAAGTTCTCTCCTTGATGGTCAGAGCTGAACATAATGACTCCAGTGGGCAAGCCCCTGTCTCCTGACAGAGCCCTTGGGCCAAGGTCTCACTTTGCAGAAGGAGAAGGATGTTTGTTGTGGTGGCTTATTCATCAGTCTATAGATGGTCAGGTGGGAGGAAGTTACCTGTCTCAGCTTGTTGTCAGAGCCCTCAGCACTTGCTCCTCAAGTTTCCCCTGTGAATGGGCCTCTACAGTGCCTGAGCTACCTtgtgcctccctccccactgttTACTCCCAAACCTTCCCCAGTTAACTTTCCCTAGTGATGCTGTCTGTCAAGCCAGACACCCTCGG is a window of Phyllostomus discolor isolate MPI-MPIP mPhyDis1 chromosome 8, mPhyDis1.pri.v3, whole genome shotgun sequence DNA encoding:
- the LOC114515352 gene encoding NACHT, LRR and PYD domains-containing protein 1a-like produces the protein MGLHFVVRRPVTVEIEFCAWRQFLDQIVPQHSWMVAGPLFDIKAEQGAVAAVYLPHFIDLQGKNVDKSWFQVAHMKEEGIVLEKPARVEPHYAVLENPSFSPIGVLLRIVHAVLPIPITSNVLLYHHLQHEEVTFHLYLIPNDCSIRKAIDDKEKKFQFVRLHKPPPLSSLYVGSQYTVSASQEMEIIPQELELCYGSPGEAQLFSEFYVGHLRLEIMLSMRDKKDGTLVWKAVVKPDAPVLPHFVDRHQEELVA